From one Bacteroidota bacterium genomic stretch:
- a CDS encoding choice-of-anchor J domain-containing protein, which yields MNTKFYLSLNRFRIFCVSLLLLILATHLQAQPGGCTPTPIFSENFDNISGITAGGPGTYAFPSGWLLANVDNNIPDVPVSYVNDAWERREDFANNVADSAMFSTSWYNPLSSADDWAWTPAIGPITANAVLNWNALTYDPLFPDGYEVRVMTSAGGPPNGSTGNIGNMVANSTVLFSISAENTTWTPRTASLAAFAGQTIYIAFRNNSNDKFLLVIDDVVVTDIIPSAEVCNGIDDDCNGLVDDGLLFTTFYADTDGDTYGDPSSSTTSCEGSLAGYVTNNTDCNDGSAAINPGATEVCNNLIDDNCDGQTDENCITYTYYLDNDLDGYGDPAVTTISSNPLPPAGYVADNTDCDDNNIAVNPGATEICNGIDDNCDGITDIGSVLAAGPITGPGSQCMPVQTGSGTFSIAAVPGAISYSWSVPSNMNILSGQGTTSIFVSWTPFAVHDGIVGNITVSPVDNCGAGQSSSLAIDINYTAPVRPSSISGPVKLCPGDIGTYSVFPVAKSFFLPMEFTCGINNFFRCRYQYY from the coding sequence ATGAACACGAAGTTTTACCTATCACTGAACAGATTCAGGATTTTCTGTGTCAGTCTGCTGTTGTTAATTCTTGCAACTCACCTCCAGGCTCAACCCGGAGGATGTACTCCTACTCCTATCTTCTCTGAAAATTTTGATAATATTTCAGGAATCACTGCAGGTGGCCCCGGCACTTATGCATTCCCGAGCGGATGGCTTCTTGCAAATGTTGATAATAATATTCCCGATGTTCCGGTGTCCTATGTTAATGATGCATGGGAAAGAAGAGAAGATTTTGCAAATAACGTGGCAGACTCCGCGATGTTCAGTACTTCCTGGTATAATCCGCTTTCCTCAGCAGATGACTGGGCATGGACACCAGCTATTGGACCAATAACAGCCAATGCAGTTTTAAATTGGAATGCATTAACCTATGATCCGCTCTTTCCGGACGGGTATGAAGTCAGAGTTATGACTTCCGCAGGAGGACCTCCTAACGGTAGTACGGGGAACATTGGCAACATGGTTGCGAACTCCACGGTATTGTTCAGCATAAGTGCTGAAAACACAACCTGGACACCACGAACCGCGTCTCTTGCAGCTTTTGCAGGGCAAACTATTTATATCGCATTCCGAAACAATTCAAATGATAAGTTTTTATTGGTGATAGATGATGTTGTAGTCACAGATATCATTCCTTCTGCCGAAGTATGCAATGGTATTGATGATGACTGTAACGGACTTGTAGATGATGGTTTACTGTTTACTACTTTCTATGCAGATACCGATGGTGACACTTATGGTGATCCTTCCAGCTCGACTACTTCCTGTGAGGGATCATTAGCCGGCTACGTCACAAACAATACGGATTGTAACGATGGAAGTGCGGCGATTAACCCGGGTGCTACTGAAGTGTGCAACAACCTGATTGATGACAATTGTGACGGACAGACTGACGAGAACTGTATTACGTACACGTACTATCTGGACAATGACCTGGATGGTTACGGAGATCCTGCTGTAACAACCATTTCTTCTAACCCTCTTCCTCCTGCCGGTTATGTAGCTGACAATACAGACTGTGATGACAACAATATTGCTGTGAATCCGGGTGCAACAGAAATCTGCAATGGCATAGATGATAACTGTGATGGAATTACTGATATTGGATCCGTACTCGCAGCAGGTCCAATAACCGGTCCGGGTTCTCAATGTATGCCTGTGCAAACCGGTTCCGGTACTTTCAGTATTGCTGCTGTTCCGGGTGCCATTTCCTATTCATGGTCTGTTCCTTCTAATATGAATATTTTATCCGGACAAGGAACAACTTCAATATTTGTATCCTGGACTCCGTTTGCAGTTCATGATGGTATTGTAGGAAATATCACTGTATCGCCTGTTGATAATTGCGGGGCAGGGCAATCCTCATCACTTGCCATTGATATCAATTACACTGCTCCGGTAAGACCCTCTTCCATTTCCGGACCGGTTAAATTATGTCCGGGAGATATAGGTACGTACTCTGTGTTTCCGGTGGCAAAGAGCTTCTTCTTACCAATGGAATTTACCTGCGGGATTAACAATTTCTTCAGGTGCCGGTACCAATATTATTAG
- a CDS encoding T9SS type A sorting domain-containing protein, whose product MSADNSFAGGTISCSAVNVCGASPVRTRTTLLNTPTTPSAISGFANGLCGATGVAYSVALLPMASGYTWSVPAGATIMDGQGTNSILVDFDANFTSGAITVTGNNGCGDGPARSLTVKGAPGVASPIIGDISICNGQVNVKYEVNTVAGAGNYQWTVPTGVTLVSGQGTKEIFVNYGATTASGLQISVITSNSCGNSTARVLNGIVVNPANCIRVGDNSTAIALSVFPNPAHSNTLLRFNMFDNSPYQLNLTDVSGRIIYSQKGSSTVGMNQIEMNVEQYASGIYFVELQSEGLTKSVKLIIE is encoded by the coding sequence GTGAGTGCCGATAATTCATTTGCTGGCGGAACTATTTCCTGCAGTGCAGTTAACGTTTGCGGTGCCAGTCCGGTGAGAACACGAACTACCCTCTTAAATACGCCAACAACTCCTTCCGCAATTAGCGGTTTTGCCAATGGCCTCTGCGGCGCTACCGGGGTGGCTTACTCCGTAGCACTTTTACCAATGGCCTCCGGTTATACCTGGTCTGTACCGGCAGGTGCAACCATCATGGATGGTCAAGGCACCAATTCCATTTTAGTTGATTTCGATGCAAACTTTACCAGTGGAGCAATTACCGTAACCGGGAACAATGGCTGTGGGGATGGACCTGCCAGAAGTCTCACTGTAAAGGGTGCACCGGGAGTAGCATCACCCATCATTGGAGATATCAGCATCTGCAATGGTCAAGTCAATGTGAAATATGAAGTGAATACTGTTGCCGGTGCCGGTAATTATCAATGGACGGTTCCTACAGGGGTAACATTGGTTTCCGGACAGGGCACTAAAGAGATATTTGTGAATTATGGAGCAACAACAGCCTCTGGTTTACAGATTTCAGTGATTACATCCAATAGTTGCGGTAATAGCACTGCTCGGGTTCTGAATGGTATTGTTGTAAATCCGGCGAACTGCATCCGTGTTGGAGATAACAGTACAGCTATTGCCTTGAGCGTTTTCCCAAATCCTGCACATTCCAATACCCTACTCCGCTTCAACATGTTTGACAATTCACCTTATCAGTTGAATTTAACAGACGTTAGCGGACGCATCATTTATTCTCAAAAAGGCAGTTCCACCGTAGGAATGAACCAGATCGAAATGAATGTTGAACAGTATGCATCCGGTATTTACTTTGTTGAACTTCAATCAGAAGGTCTGACAAAATCTGTAAAATTGATCATAGAATAA
- the guaB gene encoding IMP dehydrogenase — MKSDQKFIGEGLTYDDVLLVPAYSEVMPRETDTSSYFTRKIPIKAPIISAAMDTVTESAMAIAMAQEGGIGVLHKNMSIERQAAEVRKVKRSESGMIQDPVTMTEEASIGEALKIMRENKIGGIPILNAAGKLKGILTNRDLRFEKDMKKKVNQVMTKENLIVSTGVTSLPKAELILQQHKIEKLPVVDKTGKLIGLITYKDILKFRSRPNSNKDELGRLRVAAAVGVTADTLERVDALVKAGVDAIVIDTAHGHSKGVIDTLKKVKKAFPGIQIVVGNIATADAAKALVKAGADAIKVGIGPGSICTTRVIAGVGVPQFWAVYEVAKALKGTGIPLIADGGIRFTGDVAKAIAAGASTVMIGSLFAGTEESPGESMIYEGRKFKVYRGMGSIEAMKEGSKDRYFQDAEDDIKKLVPEGIVGRVPYKGSVSEEVYQLVGGLRASMGYCGAKTIKDLQEARFIRITSSGIRESHPHDVTVMREAPNYSR; from the coding sequence ATGAAATCAGATCAAAAGTTTATTGGCGAAGGCCTTACCTACGACGACGTTTTACTTGTCCCGGCTTATTCCGAGGTAATGCCAAGGGAAACAGACACTTCCAGCTATTTTACCAGAAAAATTCCGATAAAGGCACCCATTATTTCAGCTGCAATGGATACCGTTACGGAATCTGCTATGGCCATTGCGATGGCGCAGGAAGGCGGAATTGGCGTCCTGCATAAAAACATGAGTATTGAACGCCAGGCAGCGGAAGTCCGTAAAGTTAAGCGAAGTGAAAGTGGTATGATTCAGGATCCGGTCACCATGACCGAAGAGGCATCCATTGGGGAAGCGCTTAAGATTATGCGTGAAAACAAGATTGGCGGGATTCCCATTCTGAACGCTGCCGGTAAACTGAAGGGCATACTTACGAACCGCGATCTTCGCTTTGAGAAAGACATGAAGAAAAAAGTCAATCAGGTGATGACGAAGGAAAATCTGATTGTCAGTACCGGGGTGACGAGTCTTCCAAAAGCAGAATTGATTCTTCAGCAGCATAAAATTGAAAAACTACCTGTAGTAGACAAGACCGGTAAACTGATCGGTCTGATTACCTATAAAGACATTCTTAAATTCAGGTCCAGACCGAATTCCAATAAAGATGAACTCGGGCGTTTACGGGTAGCCGCCGCCGTTGGTGTCACCGCTGATACGCTGGAGAGAGTGGATGCGCTGGTCAAAGCCGGTGTAGATGCCATTGTTATTGATACCGCACATGGTCACTCAAAAGGAGTGATAGATACTTTGAAAAAAGTTAAAAAAGCATTTCCCGGAATTCAGATTGTCGTAGGAAATATAGCCACGGCTGATGCTGCCAAGGCTTTGGTTAAAGCCGGAGCTGATGCGATAAAAGTGGGTATCGGTCCGGGTTCCATTTGTACCACGCGTGTGATTGCCGGAGTTGGAGTACCACAGTTTTGGGCAGTATATGAAGTGGCCAAAGCCTTGAAGGGAACAGGTATCCCTCTGATTGCGGATGGAGGTATTCGTTTTACAGGAGATGTTGCAAAAGCTATTGCAGCAGGAGCAAGTACAGTGATGATTGGTTCTCTCTTCGCCGGGACAGAAGAGTCGCCGGGAGAATCCATGATCTATGAAGGAAGAAAATTCAAAGTCTACCGGGGAATGGGGTCTATAGAAGCCATGAAGGAAGGTTCAAAAGACCGTTATTTTCAGGATGCGGAGGATGATATTAAGAAATTAGTTCCTGAAGGTATTGTGGGAAGAGTTCCCTATAAAGGATCTGTTTCGGAAGAGGTTTATCAATTAGTAGGTGGATTAAGAGCGTCGATGGGCTATTGTGGAGCAAAAACCATCAAAGATTTGCAAGAGGCCAGATTTATCAGGATCACCTCTTCCGGCATCAGAGAAAGCCATCCACACGATGTGACCGTGATGCGGGAAGCGCCTAATTATTCGCGGTAG
- a CDS encoding peptidylprolyl isomerase — protein sequence MKKVILYSLFLSVALVSASAYSQVKPKAPVKPAKPAPATKSVAAKPAVPLSGVSVDPILLNIAGENIFKSEFDRVFKKNNRDSVFTEESVREYLELYINYKLKVKEAESLKMDTGSTFQSELAGYRKQLAQPYLTDKEVSENLIREAYERLKKDVKASHILLKLAQDALPKDTVAAYNRLMKIRDMINKGADFGKVARDSSEDPSAKDNSGDLGYFTGMQMVYPFESVAFNSKPGVISMPVRTRFGYHIIKVTDSRAAQGEIRAAHIMVRTPKEANDSASAAAEMRIKEVEKALKGGMAWDTAVTIYSEDKGSAKKGGELPWFGTGRMVPEFEKAAFALKSEGDISGIVKTSYGYHIIRLLEKRGIPPFEEKKGELKQLIARDSRNESSRLSMIAKIKKQFKFKEVPKVKDEFIATLDTTLSEGEWDLNKADKFTRTIFTLTDSLGAVTNFTQQDFAKYVSTHQTKRSGNNPQAIGYSMFDQWIGEAVIGYLEERLDNLYPDFRNLMREYRDGILLFDLTDQMVWSKAVKDTAGIEAYYAANKNNYLWGERCNAAIYTCLNAKVAADFRKQMLKGKKSSADIITAINKNTPNGISTREGKYAHGENEIIEAAGWKKGLSADINKNNQLLIVEIKEILPVMPKTLEEAKGVITADYQTYLEKEWIQSLHDKYKVQVFEPVLQTLWK from the coding sequence ATGAAAAAAGTAATTCTCTATTCCCTCTTTCTCTCTGTGGCGCTCGTTTCCGCATCTGCTTATTCGCAAGTAAAGCCAAAGGCTCCTGTTAAACCAGCAAAGCCGGCTCCAGCCACGAAGTCAGTTGCCGCAAAGCCTGCAGTACCATTATCCGGTGTTTCGGTTGATCCTATTCTTCTAAATATTGCCGGAGAAAATATTTTCAAATCCGAATTCGACAGAGTTTTCAAGAAAAACAACCGTGACTCTGTATTTACCGAAGAATCCGTTCGGGAATATCTGGAATTATACATCAACTACAAGCTGAAGGTAAAAGAAGCAGAATCGTTGAAAATGGATACCGGCAGTACCTTCCAATCGGAACTTGCAGGCTATCGCAAACAACTGGCTCAACCCTATCTCACCGATAAAGAAGTCAGCGAAAATTTGATTCGTGAAGCTTATGAAAGACTTAAAAAAGACGTGAAAGCCAGTCATATCCTTTTAAAACTCGCTCAGGATGCACTACCTAAGGACACCGTTGCTGCCTATAACCGTCTCATGAAAATTCGGGACATGATTAACAAAGGTGCTGATTTCGGAAAAGTTGCACGTGACTCCAGTGAAGATCCCTCTGCAAAAGATAATTCCGGAGACCTGGGCTATTTTACAGGAATGCAAATGGTTTATCCTTTCGAGTCAGTAGCATTCAACAGTAAACCGGGCGTTATTTCGATGCCGGTCAGAACCCGTTTCGGTTATCATATCATAAAAGTAACGGATAGTCGTGCGGCACAAGGAGAGATTCGTGCAGCACATATCATGGTTAGAACACCCAAAGAAGCCAACGACTCCGCTTCCGCTGCTGCTGAAATGCGCATCAAAGAAGTAGAAAAGGCATTGAAAGGAGGCATGGCATGGGATACTGCTGTAACCATCTACAGTGAAGATAAAGGTTCCGCAAAAAAAGGCGGAGAGCTGCCCTGGTTTGGAACCGGACGTATGGTACCTGAGTTTGAGAAAGCAGCATTTGCACTGAAGAGTGAGGGAGATATCAGTGGTATTGTTAAAACGTCCTATGGTTATCATATCATCCGTTTACTGGAGAAACGCGGTATTCCTCCCTTTGAGGAGAAGAAAGGTGAGCTCAAACAATTAATAGCCAGAGACAGCAGAAATGAATCCAGCCGTTTAAGCATGATAGCTAAAATTAAAAAGCAGTTTAAATTCAAAGAAGTTCCTAAAGTAAAAGATGAGTTCATCGCGACATTAGACACGACTCTTTCAGAAGGCGAATGGGATCTGAATAAAGCGGATAAATTCACCAGGACCATTTTCACTTTGACAGATTCATTGGGTGCAGTTACCAATTTCACGCAGCAGGATTTTGCAAAATATGTCAGTACACATCAAACAAAACGCAGCGGCAACAATCCTCAGGCAATAGGTTACTCTATGTTTGATCAATGGATCGGAGAAGCGGTTATAGGATACTTAGAAGAGCGCTTAGATAACCTCTACCCGGATTTCAGAAACCTCATGCGTGAATACAGAGATGGAATATTATTGTTTGACCTGACCGATCAAATGGTTTGGAGCAAAGCGGTGAAAGATACAGCCGGCATCGAAGCCTATTATGCTGCCAATAAAAACAATTACCTCTGGGGAGAGCGATGCAATGCTGCCATCTACACTTGTCTGAATGCAAAAGTAGCGGCAGACTTCCGTAAACAAATGTTGAAAGGCAAAAAATCTTCAGCAGACATCATCACTGCCATTAACAAAAATACTCCTAACGGAATTTCTACACGGGAAGGAAAATATGCGCACGGAGAGAATGAAATCATTGAGGCTGCAGGCTGGAAAAAAGGTTTAAGTGCTGACATCAACAAAAACAACCAGTTGCTCATCGTTGAAATTAAAGAAATCCTTCCTGTGATGCCTAAAACTTTAGAAGAAGCGAAAGGTGTAATTACAGCTGATTATCAAACTTACCTCGAAAAAGAATGGATTCAATCGCTTCACGATAAGTACAAGGTGCAAGTCTTTGAGCCGGTATTACAAACCCTCTGGAAATAA
- a CDS encoding peptidylprolyl isomerase: MKIGYLSLSVLFLLTLSFRGYSQPGKQQVVDQVVAVVGNNIIMLSDIEAQYQQFLSQTTLRGDDLRCRILDQLLLNKLLLHQAKVDSVEVTDDQVEQKINQNMSYYIQQIGSVEKLEKYYGKSMSELKEEFRPMVRDQLVTQQMQSKVTGGINASPNDVKNFYESIPRDSLPLINSEVEYSQIIKKVAVSDEEKRKTKEEIIKLRERVINGEEFSTLAILYSQDKESAKQGGELGFVNRGDLVPEFEAAAFRLKSLTETSPVIETQFGFHIIQLIERRGDKINCRHILLHPKVSPEDIVTAQAEIDSIAKLIREGTLTFAEAAEKFSDDKDTKLNGGMVLNPSSGSSRFESDQVDPTVLFQLDKMEKGAISNPMITSTREGDQAYRILLLKSRTEPHRLNMKDDYQRLQELAQADKQNRILEQWRNKKKALTYIRISDDYKNCPILTDWLTQ; encoded by the coding sequence TTGAAAATTGGATATCTAAGCCTTAGTGTACTCTTCCTCCTCACGTTGAGTTTCCGTGGTTATTCGCAACCGGGAAAACAGCAGGTGGTGGATCAGGTAGTAGCTGTTGTTGGCAATAATATCATCATGTTATCTGATATCGAAGCGCAATACCAGCAATTCCTTTCTCAGACTACCTTGCGTGGTGATGATTTAAGATGCAGGATTTTAGACCAGCTCTTACTGAATAAACTCTTGCTGCATCAGGCGAAAGTAGACAGTGTGGAAGTCACCGATGATCAGGTAGAGCAAAAGATCAATCAAAACATGTCGTATTACATCCAGCAAATTGGCTCTGTGGAGAAGTTGGAAAAATACTATGGTAAATCCATGTCGGAGTTGAAGGAAGAATTCCGTCCAATGGTACGCGACCAGCTGGTGACACAGCAGATGCAAAGTAAGGTCACCGGAGGCATCAATGCTTCACCCAACGATGTAAAGAACTTTTACGAAAGCATTCCCCGCGATAGTCTGCCCTTGATCAACTCCGAAGTGGAATATTCTCAGATCATCAAAAAAGTGGCGGTGAGTGACGAAGAAAAAAGAAAGACGAAGGAAGAAATCATCAAGCTAAGGGAAAGAGTTATAAACGGAGAAGAATTCAGCACCCTTGCCATTCTCTATTCACAAGATAAAGAGAGCGCGAAGCAAGGTGGAGAATTGGGATTTGTGAATCGCGGTGACCTCGTTCCCGAATTTGAAGCAGCGGCATTCCGTTTAAAGAGTTTGACAGAAACATCACCGGTCATTGAAACTCAATTTGGATTTCATATCATTCAGCTCATTGAACGACGTGGAGATAAAATCAACTGCCGCCATATTCTCCTGCACCCCAAAGTATCTCCTGAAGATATTGTCACAGCGCAGGCAGAAATCGATTCTATAGCCAAGTTGATACGGGAAGGGACACTGACTTTTGCTGAAGCGGCGGAGAAATTTTCGGATGATAAGGACACCAAACTCAATGGAGGAATGGTCTTAAATCCTTCTTCCGGTTCCAGTCGATTTGAATCGGATCAGGTAGATCCGACAGTACTTTTCCAACTGGATAAAATGGAAAAGGGAGCCATTTCCAACCCGATGATTACTTCTACGCGTGAAGGAGATCAGGCCTATCGTATTTTGCTCTTAAAGAGTCGTACAGAACCACACCGGTTGAATATGAAGGACGACTACCAACGGCTTCAGGAGTTAGCACAGGCGGATAAACAAAATCGTATCCTGGAGCAATGGCGGAACAAAAAGAAAGCCCTTACGTATATACGCATCTCTGATGATTATAAAAACTGCCCCATCCTCACCGATTGGCTGACGCAGTAA
- a CDS encoding AAA family ATPase — MNQNYSSDVAAVDALREKYQQLRSEIGKVIIGQDLVVKDSLISIFSNGHCLLVGVPGLAKTLLVNTIARVLGLSYNRIQFTPDLMPSDIIGTEILDESRHFKFVKGPLFANIILADEINRTPPKTQSALLEAMQERAVTAAGKRYELPSPFFVLATQNPIEQEGTYPLPEAQLDRFMFNVNLDYPSIEEELLVVKNTTSNFNPELSTILTGEEILYFQQLVRRIPVPENVLQYAVHLTAKTRPNTAHAAGITNEYLSWGAGPRASQFLVVGAKCNAILNGKYSPDIEDVKAIAPAILRHRIVKNFKAEAEGFSVENIIADLVSK, encoded by the coding sequence ATGAACCAAAACTATTCCTCTGATGTTGCAGCAGTAGATGCACTTCGCGAAAAATATCAGCAATTACGATCTGAAATCGGTAAAGTCATCATTGGACAGGATCTCGTTGTTAAAGATTCTTTGATTTCCATTTTCAGTAATGGCCATTGCCTCCTTGTTGGAGTACCCGGTCTCGCAAAGACACTTCTTGTCAACACCATTGCACGTGTATTGGGGTTAAGTTATAACCGCATCCAGTTCACTCCCGATTTGATGCCCAGTGATATTATCGGCACAGAGATTTTAGATGAAAGCAGACATTTTAAATTTGTAAAAGGACCGCTCTTCGCCAACATCATTCTAGCCGATGAGATCAACCGTACTCCACCAAAAACGCAATCTGCTTTACTGGAGGCGATGCAGGAACGTGCTGTAACGGCTGCGGGTAAACGTTATGAGCTACCCAGTCCCTTCTTCGTACTTGCTACACAAAATCCCATTGAACAGGAAGGAACTTATCCATTACCTGAAGCACAACTCGACCGTTTTATGTTCAATGTCAATCTGGATTATCCGAGTATTGAAGAAGAATTATTAGTTGTAAAAAACACTACAAGCAATTTTAATCCTGAGTTAAGTACTATTCTTACCGGCGAAGAGATTCTTTATTTTCAGCAGTTGGTCAGAAGAATTCCAGTTCCGGAAAATGTATTGCAATACGCCGTCCACCTCACTGCCAAAACGCGACCCAATACTGCCCATGCCGCCGGCATCACCAATGAATACCTCAGTTGGGGAGCAGGACCGCGTGCATCACAGTTCCTGGTTGTAGGCGCTAAATGCAATGCTATTTTAAACGGCAAGTATTCCCCGGATATTGAAGACGTAAAAGCCATTGCTCCAGCCATCCTTCGCCATCGTATTGTCAAAAATTTCAAAGCAGAAGCGGAAGGTTTTAGTGTGGAGAATATTATTGCAGATCTCGTTTCGAAGTAA
- the trxB gene encoding thioredoxin-disulfide reductase: MTTERVHLLIIGSGPAGYTAAIYAARADLKPVLYQGLQPGGQLTITTEVENYPGYPEGIQGPEMMIDFEKQAKRFGADIRFGYATSTDFSGAIKKVVIDENHTIEADAVIIATGASAKWLGLESESRLNGYGVSACAVCDGFFFRGQDVAIVGAGDTAAEEASYLAKLCKKVYLLVRRDEMRASKAMQHRVMNTANIEVLFNHQTVEILGDKGVSGVKVLNNKTNDEKVLDVTGFFVAIGHEPNTKIFSGQLDLDENGYILTKPGSTYTSAEGVFAAGDVQDHIYRQAVTAAGSGCMAALDAERWLAAKI, encoded by the coding sequence ATGACTACTGAACGCGTCCATTTGTTGATTATTGGTTCCGGTCCTGCCGGATATACTGCAGCGATTTATGCTGCCCGTGCGGACCTTAAACCTGTTCTTTATCAGGGATTACAGCCCGGTGGACAGTTAACGATCACCACTGAAGTTGAAAACTATCCCGGCTATCCCGAAGGAATTCAGGGTCCGGAAATGATGATCGATTTTGAAAAGCAGGCGAAACGTTTTGGAGCGGATATCCGATTCGGCTATGCCACCTCTACCGATTTTAGCGGAGCCATTAAAAAAGTAGTGATTGACGAAAATCACACCATTGAAGCGGATGCTGTTATCATTGCTACCGGTGCCAGCGCCAAATGGCTGGGACTGGAATCAGAAAGCAGACTCAACGGGTATGGTGTCAGTGCTTGTGCGGTATGCGATGGCTTCTTCTTCAGAGGACAGGATGTCGCCATTGTAGGTGCAGGTGATACTGCAGCGGAAGAAGCATCCTATCTGGCTAAGCTCTGTAAGAAAGTATATCTGCTGGTAAGAAGAGATGAAATGCGAGCGTCGAAAGCCATGCAACATCGCGTGATGAACACAGCGAACATTGAAGTATTATTTAATCATCAAACGGTAGAAATATTAGGTGATAAAGGCGTAAGTGGTGTGAAAGTCCTCAACAATAAAACCAACGATGAAAAAGTCCTTGATGTGACCGGATTTTTTGTCGCCATCGGACATGAACCCAACACCAAAATTTTTTCCGGCCAACTTGATCTTGACGAAAACGGATACATTCTTACCAAGCCCGGTTCCACGTATACCAGTGCAGAAGGTGTTTTTGCAGCAGGAGATGTGCAGGATCATATTTACCGTCAAGCGGTGACCGCAGCAGGATCAGGCTGTATGGCAGCGCTGGATGCAGAAAGGTGGCTAGCCGCTAAAATTTAA
- a CDS encoding YdcF family protein, translating into MFFLLSKILDFFITPLSWILICILLSFVVKNAKVKTRLRKAVVILLLIFTNPWLVEKVTYAWEMKAYSSEEIKTPYDVGIVLGGSMRYYDPVSKRVVYSLSVDRLLQSLQLYHDGKIKKILLSGGSGYVNFKDWKESKLIAEVLLKSGVPAADMILENESRNTYENAIHSAEMLSDGKNGTKFLLITSAFHMRRSLMCFEKAGLKVVDFPVDTRSAPHIHTLDKIIQPDAECLSQWDMLLHEWIGLVMYKMMGYC; encoded by the coding sequence ATGTTCTTCTTACTATCAAAAATTCTTGACTTCTTCATCACTCCATTGTCATGGATATTGATTTGTATTTTATTATCATTTGTAGTTAAGAATGCGAAAGTTAAAACCCGTTTGAGGAAAGCGGTGGTGATTTTACTTTTGATTTTTACGAATCCATGGTTGGTAGAAAAGGTGACCTATGCCTGGGAAATGAAGGCGTATAGCAGTGAAGAGATTAAAACGCCTTATGATGTGGGTATCGTGCTGGGAGGGAGTATGCGGTATTATGATCCGGTGAGTAAGCGAGTGGTTTATTCGCTGAGTGTTGATCGGTTATTGCAATCTTTACAACTGTATCACGATGGTAAAATAAAAAAAATTCTTCTTTCGGGTGGTTCGGGTTATGTGAATTTTAAGGATTGGAAGGAATCAAAATTGATCGCTGAAGTTTTGTTGAAAAGCGGTGTTCCTGCAGCAGATATGATTCTGGAAAATGAATCGCGCAATACCTATGAAAATGCTATTCACTCTGCTGAAATGTTGAGTGATGGCAAGAACGGAACAAAATTTCTCCTCATCACTTCAGCCTTCCACATGCGTCGTTCGTTGATGTGCTTCGAAAAAGCCGGATTAAAAGTCGTTGATTTCCCTGTCGATACCCGCTCTGCACCACACATCCACACCCTCGATAAAATCATACAACCCGACGCCGAATGCCTCTCGCAATGGGATATGCTCCTGCACGAGTGGATTGGATTGGTGATGTATAAAATGATGGGATACTGTTGA